One part of the Coffea eugenioides isolate CCC68of chromosome 10, Ceug_1.0, whole genome shotgun sequence genome encodes these proteins:
- the LOC113749790 gene encoding indole-3-acetic acid-amido synthetase GH3.17-like, with protein MLPTFDPRDTEAGSRILEDITSSAGHIQEQVLEEILTKNASTNYLKGFLNGYSDKELFKNKVPLVDYEDIKIYIDRIALDGEPSQILTNDSITELLISSGTSGGKQKWIPKTAEEGERRAFFFCLLATVQNRYLHGLNDGKALFFVLISPDTHTPGGLVLRTTTASEIKNRKDRYPQVIFCEDTNQSLYSQLLCGLVQRDEIASIGTFFASGLLRIIKFFEEHWQEMSSNIRTGQMSDWITDPKCKRAVSLILSKQIPDLADSIDLVCQEKSWEGIIKKIWPRTKYVQAIITGSMAQYIPALEFYTGRLPIVSPAYVSSEACFGINLKPLCSPYDVSYTLIPNMAYYEFIPIGNHQDPNCTNSKDAHLKDHIVDLANVKIGQHYELLVTTCTGLYRYRMGDVLLVTGFHNITPQFKFVQRRNVVLSIDTDKTTEQDLQNAVTIAMHILEPLGFFLLDYSSYADTSSIPGHYVLFWELQLRSNDDFPVLDQVKMEKCCSLVEQSLDLQYKMLRNQSNTIGPLEVRVVKQGSFNVLMDFYVSQGTSLNQYKTPKNIKSEKAIEILDSRVVGKFYSREVPNQDS; from the exons ATGCTGCCAACCTTTGATCCAAGAGATACTGAAGCTGGTTCGAGGATTTTGGAGGATATAACCAGCAGTGCTGGTCATATACAAGAACAGGTCCTGGAGGAGATTTTAACTAAAAATGCAAGCACCAATTACTTGAAAGGTTTTCTTAATGGTTACTCTGATAAGGAACTATTCAAGAATAAAGTTCCTTTGGTAGATTATGAAGATATCAAGATTTACATTGATCGAATTGCACTGGATGGAGAGCCATCTCAGATTTTAACTAATGATTCCATTACTGAGCTACTGATCAG CTCGGGCACTTCAGGTGGGAAGCAAAAGTGGATTCCAAAAACTGCTGAGGAGGGAGAGCGCAGGGCCTTCTTTTTTTGTCTCCTTGCTACTGTTCAGAATAG GTACCTCCACGGATTAAACGATGGGAAAGCGCTGTTCTTTGTCCTTATCAGCCCAGATACCCACACTCCTGGTGGCTTAGTTTTAAGAACAACTACAGCAAGCGAGATAAAGAACAGAAAAGACAGATATCCTCAGGTTATATTCTGTGAAGATACCAATCAGAGCTTGTATAGTCAATTACTTTGTGGCCTTGTGCAGCGCGATGAGATAGCAAGCATTGGTACATTTTTTGCCTCGGGTTTGCTAAGGATAATCAAATTTTTTGAGGAACATTGGCAAGAAATGTCTTCCAACATAAGAACTGGACAAATGAGTGATTGGATCACTGACCCGAAATGCAAAAGGGCTGTCTCCTTGATTTTGAGCAAACAAATACCAGATTTGGCTGATTCAATTGATCTTGTATGCCAAGAAAAATCTTGGGAAGGAATAATTAAGAAGATCTGGCCAAGGACCAAGTATGTCCAGGCCATAATTACTGGGTCCATGGCACAGTACATTCCCGCGCTTGAATTCTATACAGGCAGGTTACCTATAGTTTCACCAGCCTATGTTTCTTCAGAGGCATGTTTTGGGATAAATTTGAAACCATTATGCAGTCCTTATGATGTCTCATATACTTTGATACCAAACATGGCTTACTATGAGTTCATACCAATTGGCAATCATCAAGATCCAAACTGCACCAATAGCAAGGATGCTCACCTGAAAGATCACATTGTGGATCTTGCAAATGTTAAGATTGGCCAACATTACGAACTTCTTGTCACAACCTGTACAG GTTTATACAGGTACAGAATGGGAGATGTTCTCCTGGTGACAGGTTTTCACAATATCACTCCCCAATTCAAATTTGTACAAAGGAGAAATGTGGTTTTGAGCATTGACACAGATAAAACAACTGAACAAGACCTCCAGAATGCAGTTACAATTGCAATGCATATCCTTGAACCACTTGGGTTCTTTCTTTTGGATTACAGTAGCTATGCTGATACATCCTCTATTCCTGGTCACTATGTACTCTTTTGGGAGCTTCAACTGAGATCCAATGATGACTTTCCTGTACTTGATCAggttaaaatggaaaaatgctGTAGTTTAGTGGAACAATCTTTGGATCTGCAATATAAGATGCTGAGGAATCAGAGCAACACCATTGGCCCTTTGGAAGTAAGAGTTGTCAAACAAGGTTCATTCAATGTGCTCATGGACTTTTATGTTTCTCAAGGAACTTCTTTAAACCAGTACAAGACACCTAAGAACATAAAGTCTGAGAAAGCCATTGAAATTCTGGACTCCAGAGTAGTGGGAAAATTTTACAGCAGAGAAGTGCCTAATCAAGACTCGTAG
- the LOC113749637 gene encoding indole-3-acetic acid-amido synthetase GH3.17-like, protein MLPTFDPRDTEAGSRILEDITSNAGHIQEQVLEEILTKNASTDYLKGFLNGYSDKELFKNKVPVVDYEDIKIYIDRIALDGEPSQILTNDSITELLISSGTSGGKQKWIPKTAEEGERRAFFFCLLATVQNRYLHGLNDGKVLFFVLISPDIHTPGGLVLRTTTASEIKNRKDRYPQVILCEDTNQSLYSQLLCGLVQRDAIASIGTFFASGLLRIIKFFEEHWQEMSSNIRTGQMSDWITDPKCKRAVSLILSKQMPDLADSIDLVCQEKSWEGIIKKIWPRIKYVQAIITGSMAQYIPALEFYTGRLPIVSRVYVSSEACFGINLKPLCSPYDVSYTFIPNMAYYEFIPIGNHQDPNCTNSKDARLKDHIVDLANVKIGQHYELLVTTCTGLYRYRMGDVLLVTGFHNITPQFKFVQRRNVVLSIDTDKTTEQDLQNAVTIAMHILEPLGFFLLDYSSYADTSSIPGHYVLFWELQLRSNDDFPVLDQVKMEKCCSLVEQSLDLQYKMLRNQSNTIGPLEVRVVKQGSFNVLMDFYVSQGTSLNQYKTPKNIKSEKAIEILDSRVVENFTAEKCLIKTRSLWSSRIFLHISSLVIYLVLQCRNVKVLHHCMDVFVFYYFSACL, encoded by the exons ATGCTGCCAACCTTTGATCCAAGAGATACTGAAGCTGGTTCGAGGATCTTGGAGGATATAACCAGCAATGCTGGTCATATACAAGAACAGGTCCTGGAGGAGATTTTAACTAAAAATGCAAGCACCGATTACTTGAAAGGTTTTCTTAATGGTTACTCTGATAAGGAACTATTCAAGAATAAAGTTCCTGTGGTAGATTATGAAGATATCAAGATTTACATTGATCGAATTGCACTGGATGGAGAGCCATCTCAGATTTTAACTAATGATTCCATTACTGAGCTACTGATCAG CTCGGGCACTTCAGGTGGGAAGCAAAAGTGGATTCCAAAAACTGCTGAGGAGGGAGAGCGCAGGGCCTTCTTTTTTTGTCTCCTTGCTACTGTTCAGAATAG GTACCTCCACGGATTAAACGATGGGAAAGTGCTGTTCTTTGTCCTTATCAGCCCAGATATCCACACTCCTGGTGGCTTAGTTTTAAGAACAACTACAGCAAGCGAGATAAAGAACAGAAAAGACAGATATCCTCAGGTTATATTGTGTGAAGATACCAATCAGAGCTTGTATAGTCAATTACTTTGTGGCCTTGTGCAGCGAGATGCGATAGCAAGCATTGGTACATTTTTCGCCTCGGGTTTGCTAAGGATAATCAAATTTTTTGAGGAACATTGGCAAGAAATGTCTTCCAACATAAGAACTGGACAAATGAGTGATTGGATCACTGACCCTAAATGCAAAAGGGCTGTCTCCTTGATTTTGAGCAAACAAATGCCAGATTTGGCTGATTCAATTGATCTTGTATGCCAAGAAAAATCTTGGGAAGGAATAATTAAGAAGATCTGGCCAAGGATCAAGTATGTCCAGGCCATAATTACTGGGTCCATGGCACAGTACATTCCCGCGCTTGAATTCTATACAGGCAGGTTACCTATAGTTTCAAGAGTCTATGTTTCTTCAGAGGCATGTTTTGGGATAAATTTGAAACCATTATGCAGTCCTTATGATGTCTCATATACTTTTATACCAAACATGGCTTACTATGAGTTCATACCAATTGGCAATCATCAAGATCCAAACTGCACCAATAGCAAGGATGCTCGCTTGAAAGATCACATTGTGGATCTTGCTAATGTTAAGATTGGCCAACATTACGAACTTCTTGTCACAACCTGTACAG GTTTATACAGGTACAGAATGGGGGATGTTCTCCTGGTGACAGGTTTTCACAATATCACTCCCCAATTCAAATTTGTACAAAGGAGAAATGTGGTTTTGAGCATTGACACAGATAAAACAACTGAACAAGACCTCCAGAATGCAGTTACAATTGCAATGCATATCCTTGAACCACTTGGGTTCTTTCTTTTGGATTACAGTAGCTATGCTGATACATCCTCTATTCCTGGTCACTATGTACTCTTTTGGGAGCTTCAACTGAGATCCAATGATGACTTTCCTGTACTTGATCAggttaaaatggaaaaatgctGTAGTTTAGTGGAACAATCTTTGGATCTGCAATATAAGATGCTGAGGAATCAGAGCAACACCATTGGCCCTTTGGAAGTAAGAGTTGTCAAACAAGGTTCATTCAATGTGCTCATGGACTTTTATGTTTCTCAAGGAACTTCTTTAAACCAGTACAAGACACCTAAGAACATAAAGTCTGAGAAAGCCATTGAAATTCTGGACTCCAGAGTAGTGGAAAATTTTACAGCAGAGAAGTGCCTAATCAAGACTCGTAGCCTGTGGTCTTCAAGAATCTTTTTGCATATTTCATCCTTGGTCATATACCTTGTCTTGCAATGTCGAAATGTAAAAGTACTTCACCATTGTATGGACGTATTTGTTTTCTACTATTTTTCAGCTTGTTTGTGA
- the LOC113749425 gene encoding pre-rRNA-processing protein esf2 — MSEEEREMDKTNFLNEEDPKSNGVKGAKWKNKQMKRLQYEAKKAEKRGICYLSRIPPHMDPLKLRQILSQHGEIQRVYLTPENPAARVQRKQAGGFRGQEFSEGWVEFTKKSVAKRVAKMLNGEQIGGRKRSAFYYDLWNIKYLSKFKWDDLTEEIAYKNAIREQKLALEISAAKRERDFYLSKVDQSIALSSIEERMKKKQKVQQESGANSEISDTHFGPKLIRQFPQKKPVATNTEESKPRLSKDILAGIFGGTS, encoded by the exons ATGTCTGAAGAAGAACGAGAGATGGATAAAACCAACTTCTTGAATGAAGAGGATCCGAAGTCAAATGGGGTGAAGGGAGCTAAATGGAAAAACAAACAGATGAAGCGATTACAATATGAGGCTAAGAAGGCTGAAAAGCGTGGGATTTGCTATTTGAGCAGGATACCTCCACATATGGATCCTCTAAAACTTAGACAGATCCTCTCTCAGCATGGAGAAATTCAGAGAGTTTATCTCACACCTGAAA ATCCTGCTGCTCGAGTCCAGCGCAAGCAGGCTGGTGGATTTCGAGGACAAGAATTTTCAGAAGG GTGGGTTGAGTTCACTAAAAAGAGTGTTGCAAAGAGGGTGGCAAAGATGTTAAATGGAGAACAAATAG GTGGGAGGAAAAGGTCAGCATTCTATTATGATCTCTGGAATATCAAATACTTGAGTAAATTCAAATGGGACGATCTTACTGAAGAAATTG CATACAAGAATGCAATCCGAGAGCAAAAACTGGCACTGGAAATATCTGCTGCTAAAAGAGAGCGAGATTTCTATCTGTCGAAAGTTGATCAATCCATTGCTCTGAGTTCTATAGAAGAGCGCATGAAGAAG AAGCAAAAGGTTCAGCAAGAATCAGGAGCAAATTCTGAGATCTCTGATACCCATTTTGGGCCAAAATTAATTCGGCAATTTCCCCAGAAAAAACCAGTTGCAACCAACACTGAAGAAAGCAAGCCTCGATTGTCTAAGGATATCTTGGCTGGA ATATTTGGTGGTACTTCATAA
- the LOC113749424 gene encoding ras-related protein RABB1b yields the protein MSYDYLFKYIIIGDTGVGKSCLLLQFTDKRFQPVHDLTIGVEFGARMVTIDGRPIKLQIWDTAGQESFRSITRSYYRGAAGALLVYDITRRETFNHLASWLEDAKQHANPNMTIMLIGNKSDLAHRRAVSKEEGEQFAKENGLLFLEASARTAQNVEEAFIKTAAKILQKIQEGVFDVSNESSGIKVGYGRPQGPAGARDGSVVQRGGCCN from the exons ATGTCTTACGACTATCTCTTCAAATATATCATCATCGGAGACACTG GAGTGGGGAAATCATGTTTGTTGTTGCAATTCACGGACAAGAGGTTTCAGCCGGTGCACGATCTTACTATAGGAGTGGAATTTGGTGCCCGCATGGTTACTATTGATGGTAGGCCTATAAAGCTCCAGATTTGGGATACT GCAGGGCAAGAGTCATTTAGGTCCATCACCAGATCATACTACAGAGGAGCTGCAGGTGCACTGCTGGTTTACGATATCACTAG GAGAGAGACATTTAATCACCTGGCTAGCTGGCTGGAGGATGCTAAGCAACATGCAAATCCTAATATGACTATCATGCTCATTGGCAACAAGAGTGACCTTGCGCACCGCAGAGCTGTTAGTAAAGAGGAAGGTGAACAATTTGCAAAAGAAAATGGTCTATTGTTTCTGGAGGCTTCTGCAAGAACTGCTCAAAATGTTGAAGAG GCTTTCATAAAGACTGCTGCAAAGATCCTTCAGAAGATTCAGGAAGGTGTGTTTGATGTATCAAATGAG TCATCTGGCATCAAGGTGGGGTATGGACGTCCGCAAGGTCCAGCAGGGGCAAGAGATGGATCTGTTGTCCAGAGAGGTGGATGCTGCAACTGA